Proteins encoded in a region of the Sulfurimonas marina genome:
- a CDS encoding RrF2 family transcriptional regulator, with amino-acid sequence MQLHNTTQYAIRILSYLTQQEGDSVNYLLSAKEIAERLEIPYKFLTKIMGELTKAGFVTSIRGREGGYELKKSASEIKISDILDVFNDPLHEEQCILGIGFCNKVNKCALHDQWMQPKTLIEQMFKETTLEQIANQGTKV; translated from the coding sequence ATGCAACTACACAATACAACACAATATGCTATAAGAATTTTAAGTTATCTGACTCAACAAGAAGGTGATAGTGTAAATTATTTACTGAGCGCTAAAGAGATAGCAGAAAGATTGGAAATACCATATAAATTTTTAACAAAAATTATGGGTGAACTTACTAAAGCAGGTTTTGTTACGTCAATAAGAGGACGAGAAGGTGGATATGAGCTAAAAAAATCTGCATCAGAAATAAAAATATCAGATATATTAGATGTTTTTAATGATCCTTTACATGAAGAACAATGTATATTAGGAATTGGCTTTTGTAATAAAGTAAATAAATGTGCTTTACATGATCAATGGATGCAACCTAAAACTTTAATTGAACAAATGTTTAAAGAGACTACGTTGGAACAGATCGCCAACCAAGGAACTAAGGTATGA
- a CDS encoding UvrD-helicase domain-containing protein: MIQVREETCKFIIEALLEQLENKDEAELEISTNKLKIKFDGDKKKISLEGFHHSLVYLHELLKTSFALRRGRLIYYQAYKITKKENIQENTPYRKRDHYNKSLKPYYERKIESIHIQISFIERLIKDGWGKTSEFVKDYFGMEYAKFKKRYKFDEKHIKLPVTQERLKEIIYDLNNEQKQIFEDDKSDSIMVLAGPGSGKTKTLVHKIASLVTIENNKPEYFLMLAHSRVAVAEFRDRLHKLIGNQIYEMKIFTFHSFAINLLGKKLDNENISLYNVIEEATRLLENGDIELPYIQMLVLDEYQDVGAKTYRFIQAIYSQMAKDKKIIAVGDDDQCINNFGADSADIRYINQFQKDFKEFDEEKNFQFTQYSLLTNYRSKKNIVDFSNRYRELIPNKLKLEPLLPKAGDDGEINITHYQNRSFIQNIVRGVQKDDSETIAVLMRNNEDVLTIFSELLNSGINVKYITSKDGFSLGNLIELQEFLEYWKTSTLTDAKNYFDKAYKNSKNYKLADKVIEKFMHQYEEEMQTNPDHFTSLFEEYLKEIEFEEFEYTKANVLVSTMHKAKGKEFDSVYIGIEQDFIQNDYDKRLLYVAMTRAKNSLHIHTKNHMFDSLHHYCTNNFQYTQFDEEPNRVVFLMGLGDIALSDKYSADGIKRVGPQAGDKCQIVQNRFGFEIYKDHVKIARLAKPSTSDKEDKLSNKIYEKLQNGYQLKEKVEIDYIVQWYNSKNDKNYRQVLCKIYMQKVENNDK; encoded by the coding sequence ATGATACAGGTGCGCGAGGAAACTTGTAAGTTTATTATTGAGGCTTTGTTGGAGCAGTTGGAAAACAAAGATGAAGCGGAGCTTGAGATCTCAACCAATAAACTCAAAATAAAGTTTGACGGAGATAAGAAAAAGATCTCATTAGAGGGATTTCATCACTCTTTGGTCTATCTTCACGAACTGCTTAAAACGAGTTTTGCACTCAGACGTGGAAGGCTTATATATTACCAAGCGTATAAGATCACTAAAAAAGAGAATATTCAAGAGAATACCCCATACAGAAAAAGAGATCATTACAACAAGAGTTTAAAGCCCTATTATGAAAGAAAGATAGAGTCGATCCATATTCAGATCAGTTTTATAGAGAGGTTGATCAAAGATGGATGGGGGAAAACGTCAGAGTTTGTAAAAGACTACTTTGGGATGGAGTATGCAAAATTTAAAAAGCGATACAAGTTTGATGAGAAACATATAAAACTGCCAGTAACTCAGGAGCGGCTCAAAGAGATTATCTACGATCTCAATAATGAGCAAAAACAGATATTTGAAGATGATAAGAGTGATTCTATAATGGTGTTAGCAGGTCCGGGGAGTGGAAAAACAAAAACTTTAGTGCATAAGATAGCTTCCCTAGTAACTATTGAGAACAATAAACCTGAGTACTTTTTAATGCTTGCACACTCAAGGGTGGCAGTTGCGGAGTTTAGAGACAGACTCCATAAACTTATAGGCAATCAAATATATGAGATGAAGATCTTTACCTTTCACTCTTTTGCGATAAACCTACTAGGGAAAAAACTAGATAACGAAAACATCTCTTTATACAATGTAATTGAAGAAGCTACAAGATTACTTGAAAACGGGGATATAGAACTCCCCTATATTCAGATGCTAGTACTCGATGAGTATCAAGATGTCGGTGCAAAAACATATAGGTTTATACAAGCCATATACTCGCAAATGGCAAAAGATAAAAAGATAATTGCGGTAGGAGATGACGATCAGTGTATAAATAACTTTGGTGCAGATAGTGCAGATATACGCTATATAAATCAGTTTCAAAAAGATTTTAAAGAGTTTGATGAGGAGAAAAACTTTCAGTTTACGCAGTACTCGTTACTGACCAACTATAGAAGTAAAAAAAATATTGTCGATTTCTCCAATAGATACAGAGAACTAATCCCAAATAAACTGAAACTTGAGCCTCTTTTACCAAAAGCGGGAGATGATGGGGAAATAAATATAACTCATTATCAGAACAGAAGTTTTATTCAAAACATAGTAAGAGGTGTGCAAAAAGATGATTCAGAAACTATAGCGGTATTGATGAGAAACAATGAAGATGTTTTAACAATCTTCTCGGAGCTTCTAAACAGTGGCATAAATGTTAAGTACATCACCTCCAAAGATGGTTTTAGTCTGGGGAACTTGATAGAACTACAGGAGTTTTTAGAGTATTGGAAGACAAGTACGCTTACAGATGCAAAAAACTATTTTGATAAGGCCTATAAAAACTCTAAGAACTATAAACTAGCAGATAAAGTGATCGAGAAGTTTATGCACCAGTACGAAGAGGAGATGCAGACGAATCCTGATCATTTTACCTCTTTGTTTGAAGAGTATTTAAAAGAGATAGAGTTTGAGGAGTTTGAGTATACAAAAGCAAATGTACTAGTTTCTACAATGCACAAGGCAAAAGGGAAAGAGTTTGATAGTGTTTATATAGGAATAGAACAAGATTTTATTCAAAACGATTACGATAAAAGGTTATTGTATGTCGCTATGACAAGGGCAAAAAATAGTTTGCATATCCATACTAAAAATCATATGTTCGATTCTTTACATCATTATTGTACGAATAATTTTCAGTATACTCAATTTGATGAAGAACCAAATAGGGTTGTCTTTCTTATGGGACTAGGGGATATCGCACTTTCAGATAAATATTCAGCCGATGGAATAAAAAGAGTTGGTCCGCAAGCGGGAGATAAATGTCAAATAGTTCAAAATAGATTTGGTTTTGAAATTTATAAAGATCATGTGAAAATAGCAAGATTGGCAAAGCCATCCACTTCAGATAAAGAAGATAAATTGTCTAATAAAATATATGAAAAACTTCAAAATGGCTATCAGCTAAAAGAGAAAGTTGAAATAGACTATATTGTTCAATGGTATAACTCAAAAAATGACAAAAATTATCGGCAAGTATTATGTAAAATTTATATGCAAAAGGTTGAAAATAATGATAAATAA
- a CDS encoding HPP family protein, with the protein MKKFFKQFKKINTEPLEKSNMIWSWIGSFLGIFTIVVVHNGILGDNDLNLVIGSFGASAVLVYGAIHSPLSQPRNLIGGHVLSAIIGVISYKVFHDHLLFAAAFAVSTSILAMQLSLTLHPPGGATALIAVLGSEKIHELGFLYVLYPVFTGAVILFFIALLVNNISKHRSYPNRD; encoded by the coding sequence ATGAAGAAATTTTTTAAACAGTTTAAAAAAATAAATACCGAACCTCTTGAAAAATCAAATATGATCTGGTCTTGGATCGGTTCTTTTTTGGGGATTTTCACGATTGTAGTAGTACATAACGGTATTCTAGGTGATAATGATCTTAATTTAGTCATTGGATCTTTTGGAGCAAGTGCAGTTTTAGTATATGGTGCTATACATTCACCCTTGTCTCAGCCAAGAAACTTAATAGGTGGACATGTTTTATCTGCTATTATAGGTGTTATATCCTATAAAGTCTTTCACGATCACTTGCTTTTTGCAGCTGCTTTTGCTGTTTCAACATCAATACTTGCAATGCAACTCAGTTTAACTTTACACCCTCCGGGAGGGGCAACTGCATTGATTGCTGTTTTAGGGAGCGAGAAGATCCATGAGCTAGGCTTTTTGTATGTTCTCTACCCTGTTTTTACAGGGGCAGTGATTTTATTCTTTATTGCATTACTTGTTAATAACATCTCCAAACATAGAAGTTATCCAAATCGCGATTAA
- a CDS encoding CbbQ/NirQ/NorQ/GpvN family protein has protein sequence MSKIYYLPQTNEVELFKAAASMNLPVLIKGPTGCGKTRFIEAMGEELKRDVYTVVCHDDLSAADLIGRHLIDENGTYWQDGPLTKAVRNGGICYLDEIIEARKDTTVVLHSLADYRRSLSIDRTGETIEAHPDFMLVVSYNPGYQNILKGMKPSTKQRFISLSFSYPDQKVEQEIIIKESGISEQLAQKLVMIAGEIRQLDDSDIQEVVSTRLLVYAAKLITGGFTPYQACIHCLVESLSDDHDLLAVLEKVISLHFPKS, from the coding sequence ATGTCTAAAATTTACTATTTACCTCAAACAAATGAAGTGGAACTTTTCAAAGCTGCTGCATCAATGAATCTGCCTGTCTTGATAAAAGGGCCTACAGGTTGTGGAAAAACACGTTTTATTGAAGCAATGGGAGAAGAGCTAAAACGTGATGTATATACCGTTGTATGTCATGATGATCTTAGTGCAGCAGATCTAATTGGCCGACATTTAATAGATGAAAATGGTACCTATTGGCAAGATGGACCACTGACAAAAGCTGTACGAAATGGTGGTATATGCTATCTTGATGAGATTATAGAAGCAAGAAAAGACACTACTGTAGTTTTGCATTCACTTGCTGATTATCGTCGTAGTCTGTCTATAGACAGAACAGGCGAAACCATAGAAGCTCATCCCGATTTTATGTTAGTGGTTTCCTACAATCCTGGATATCAAAATATTTTAAAAGGAATGAAGCCCAGTACTAAACAGAGATTTATTTCATTAAGTTTTAGCTATCCAGACCAAAAAGTAGAACAAGAAATCATTATAAAAGAGAGTGGAATTTCTGAGCAACTTGCACAAAAACTTGTCATGATTGCGGGAGAAATTCGTCAACTAGACGACAGTGATATTCAAGAAGTAGTTTCTACAAGACTACTTGTGTATGCGGCCAAACTAATTACGGGAGGGTTCACACCGTATCAGGCTTGTATTCATTGTTTGGTTGAATCTCTTAGCGATGATCATGATCTTCTCGCAGTACTTGAAAAAGTAATATCTTTACATTTTCCAAAGAGTTAA
- a CDS encoding cbb3-type cytochrome c oxidase subunit I translates to MVAKPYFIFALILLAGEILFGISMGIQYLYGDFLFPAIPFNVLRMVHVNLLIVLLLFGFMGATYYLIPEESERELWSPLLAKITFWVFAVAGVLTILGYLFVPYATLAQITFNDLWPTMGREFLEQPTITKIGIVFVVLSYILNVTMTVLKGRKTTISIILLTGLFGLAFFFLFAFYVPDNLVMDKFFWWFVVHLWVEATWELILGALLAFVLIKTTGVDREHIDKWLYLIIAMTLISGLAGTGHHFFYIGTPGYWLWIGSIASAAEPIPFFLMILFAWNMVKNRRIQHNNHAALTWAKGTAVMGFLGAGVWGFLHTLAPVNYYTHGTQLTAAHGHLAFFGAYVMICFTLISYAMPILRGRPHGNGPKAQKVELISFWLMVIGMIGLTLALTVAGVMQIEMQRIPDSVNALSFMDTQTRIATVYTVRLLFGLMVLSGLLTYFYSFFVKEPKVSM, encoded by the coding sequence ATGGTCGCAAAACCGTATTTCATTTTTGCATTGATTCTGCTCGCAGGCGAGATTCTTTTCGGTATAAGTATGGGAATACAATATTTATATGGCGATTTTTTATTCCCTGCTATACCGTTTAATGTTTTAAGAATGGTACACGTTAATTTACTAATAGTTCTTTTATTATTTGGATTTATGGGAGCAACTTACTATCTGATTCCAGAAGAAAGTGAAAGAGAATTATGGAGCCCACTATTAGCGAAAATAACATTTTGGGTATTTGCAGTAGCAGGTGTACTTACAATTCTTGGTTATTTATTTGTACCGTATGCAACACTGGCACAAATAACTTTTAATGATTTATGGCCAACTATGGGTCGTGAGTTTCTAGAACAACCTACTATTACAAAAATTGGAATTGTATTTGTAGTATTGTCATATATTTTGAATGTCACTATGACCGTATTAAAAGGACGTAAAACAACTATTTCAATTATATTGTTAACTGGATTATTTGGTTTGGCATTTTTCTTTTTATTTGCTTTTTATGTACCTGACAATCTAGTTATGGATAAATTTTTCTGGTGGTTTGTAGTCCATTTATGGGTTGAAGCTACATGGGAACTTATTTTAGGGGCACTTTTAGCATTTGTATTGATTAAAACCACTGGTGTTGACCGTGAACATATCGATAAATGGCTTTACCTAATTATTGCAATGACACTTATTTCAGGACTTGCAGGAACTGGGCATCACTTTTTCTATATAGGTACTCCAGGTTACTGGTTATGGATAGGTTCTATCGCATCGGCAGCAGAGCCAATACCATTTTTCCTGATGATTCTTTTTGCATGGAATATGGTGAAAAATCGTCGTATTCAACACAATAATCATGCCGCATTGACATGGGCAAAAGGGACAGCTGTAATGGGATTTTTAGGTGCTGGTGTATGGGGATTCTTACACACGCTTGCTCCAGTTAACTATTATACCCATGGTACACAGCTTACTGCTGCACATGGTCACTTGGCATTCTTTGGTGCATACGTAATGATTTGTTTTACATTAATATCATACGCTATGCCAATTCTTCGTGGTCGTCCTCATGGTAACGGTCCTAAAGCACAGAAAGTAGAATTAATTAGTTTTTGGTTGATGGTTATAGGTATGATAGGACTGACTTTGGCATTGACTGTTGCTGGTGTAATGCAAATTGAAATGCAAAGAATTCCTGATTCTGTAAATGCTCTAAGCTTTATGGATACTCAGACTAGAATCGCCACTGTATATACAGTACGTTTATTATTTGGACTTATGGTACTTTCCGGATTGCTGACATACTTTTATAGTTTCTTTGTAAAAGAACCAAAGGTGAGTATGTAA
- a CDS encoding c-type cytochrome produces MSERITKNMARNIYFGGGLFAILVFTGLTFDTVNQIPKLSHENTMTKSVALGKKVWEDNDCIGCHTLMGEGAYYAPELGNAYKRLGAGDEKTFKEYLSGWMAAQPLDVPDRRKMPQFHLTPEQIDNLADFLIWTSKVNNQEWPPNIQG; encoded by the coding sequence ATGAGTGAGCGTATAACGAAAAATATGGCCAGAAACATTTACTTTGGTGGTGGCCTTTTCGCTATTTTGGTATTTACAGGACTTACCTTTGACACTGTCAATCAAATACCAAAGTTAAGTCATGAAAATACAATGACTAAATCCGTAGCTCTAGGTAAAAAGGTTTGGGAAGACAATGACTGTATCGGTTGTCATACTCTCATGGGTGAAGGAGCTTACTATGCACCAGAATTAGGAAATGCGTATAAACGTTTGGGTGCAGGTGATGAAAAAACATTTAAAGAGTATTTATCAGGATGGATGGCAGCACAACCGTTAGACGTTCCAGATAGAAGAAAAATGCCTCAATTTCATTTGACTCCTGAGCAGATAGATAATCTTGCTGATTTCTTGATTTGGACTTCCAAAGTGAACAATCAAGAATGGCCACCAAATATTCAAGGATAA
- a CDS encoding cupin domain-containing protein — protein sequence MDIVSFLNVSTSEKKVQIDKLSETSFSKEIRICMAKDSVMQEHTAPDAITILIIKGRVRIDSLEESKELNNGDMVYFNAKVPHSLEALEDSVIRLTLSKHDSEQRVFSLVENIPSHRTF from the coding sequence ATGGATATAGTCTCTTTTTTAAACGTTAGCACTAGTGAAAAAAAAGTGCAAATAGATAAGCTATCCGAAACATCTTTTTCCAAAGAGATACGTATCTGCATGGCAAAAGACAGTGTAATGCAAGAACATACAGCTCCCGATGCCATAACGATTCTAATCATCAAAGGCAGAGTACGTATTGATTCTTTAGAAGAAAGTAAAGAGTTAAACAATGGGGATATGGTTTATTTTAACGCCAAGGTACCACACTCCTTAGAAGCACTTGAAGATAGTGTAATACGCCTTACGCTTTCAAAACATGATTCCGAGCAAAGAGTCTTTTCGCTTGTAGAAAATATTCCAAGCCATAGGACTTTTTGA
- a CDS encoding bacteriohemerythrin — protein sequence MIDLTLIPKVAYDEMNAVHAEEVELLNNIENLLENSAPPEQINVAVDLLLDHTREHFANEERLMQEINFPAFRMHKHEHDRVLTEFQYVILDWRNKKDNSILEEYLTSDIPAWLHQHISSMDTVTAQFIAMSKKDI from the coding sequence ATGATTGATTTAACACTGATTCCAAAAGTTGCCTATGATGAAATGAATGCTGTTCATGCTGAAGAAGTAGAACTACTTAATAATATTGAGAATTTACTTGAAAATAGTGCACCACCAGAGCAGATAAATGTGGCTGTAGACTTACTATTAGACCATACTCGTGAACATTTTGCAAATGAAGAACGTCTCATGCAAGAAATTAATTTCCCTGCATTCAGAATGCACAAGCATGAGCATGACCGTGTATTAACAGAATTTCAATATGTTATTTTAGATTGGCGAAATAAAAAAGACAACTCTATTTTAGAGGAATATTTGACCTCAGATATACCAGCATGGCTACATCAACATATCTCTAGTATGGATACTGTGACAGCACAGTTCATTGCTATGTCAAAAAAGGATATATGA
- a CDS encoding nitric oxide reductase activation protein NorD has protein sequence MDEKVGKLWNSFITKKVSHLYEDEQIFFTHKSRPLKLFYHILGGDKTKDIYITDKRSIKTTRTFLEQISGAGKTFHLAWQDEKGIYLPASLAYFPSKKYNEIHYYWLVAMISHINVNNQNIVEENIITTNLLLKKYFGFGDFYKYAQKFLTQNYPQLSDPQYPNPLWIYPSMANSGKSLDFDIEDEVNATENKQHKRDTLTMKKKANQIDDTKETDGLLLFLPESVLSFMEQVSVDRQENDSYDEDAIYNAEELDEITLGQKDPNLSARVKMDLDIKGNELIEYPLGKGILIDEWDYKKKSYLEKYVLIQPHVTLNVGPIKLPQRLIKTMKKIQNELDLIHLDRIKRNYLPYGDDININTWIDYKSDKNQSNYSQKFFESYEKYTRNMSTLILADVSLSTEAGITQEIRVIDMIKDSLMVFAESLYKLKDQFSIYTFSSVKNTKVNFHVIKNFKENYNDLIRGRIEAIKPGYYTRMGAAVRESSKILNQQQSQNKLLLILSDGKPNDVDRYDGRYGIEDTKKAIEEAKKKGIIPFCITIDTDAKDYLPYLFGKNGYALIRDPKKLPKVLPEIYMNLTKGN, from the coding sequence ATGGATGAAAAAGTCGGTAAACTCTGGAACAGTTTTATAACAAAAAAAGTCTCTCATCTATATGAAGATGAGCAGATATTTTTTACCCACAAGAGTAGACCGTTAAAACTTTTTTATCATATTTTAGGAGGTGACAAAACTAAAGATATATATATTACTGACAAAAGAAGTATCAAAACTACTCGAACGTTTCTTGAACAAATTTCAGGAGCAGGAAAAACTTTTCATCTTGCTTGGCAGGATGAAAAAGGTATATACCTTCCTGCTTCACTAGCCTACTTCCCATCAAAAAAATATAATGAAATACATTACTATTGGCTTGTAGCAATGATAAGTCATATCAATGTTAATAATCAAAATATTGTCGAAGAAAATATAATTACAACTAATTTACTTTTAAAAAAATATTTTGGTTTTGGAGATTTTTATAAATATGCACAAAAGTTTTTGACACAAAACTATCCACAATTATCAGATCCTCAGTATCCGAATCCTTTATGGATATATCCATCTATGGCCAATAGTGGGAAATCACTTGACTTTGATATTGAAGATGAAGTAAATGCTACAGAAAATAAGCAACATAAACGTGATACATTAACAATGAAAAAAAAGGCTAATCAGATTGATGATACAAAAGAAACGGACGGACTCTTATTGTTTTTACCAGAGTCTGTATTAAGTTTTATGGAGCAAGTAAGTGTAGATAGACAAGAAAATGATAGCTACGATGAAGATGCAATTTATAATGCTGAAGAGTTAGATGAAATAACTCTAGGACAAAAAGATCCGAATCTCTCAGCAAGAGTCAAAATGGATCTCGACATTAAAGGCAATGAGCTCATAGAATATCCCCTTGGAAAAGGTATTCTGATAGATGAATGGGATTACAAAAAAAAGTCTTATTTAGAAAAATATGTTCTCATTCAACCTCATGTTACTCTAAATGTAGGACCAATTAAACTACCACAGAGACTTATCAAGACAATGAAAAAAATTCAAAACGAACTTGATTTAATCCATCTTGATCGTATAAAAAGAAATTATCTTCCTTATGGAGATGATATCAATATCAATACATGGATTGATTATAAAAGTGATAAAAATCAATCAAATTATTCTCAAAAGTTTTTTGAGAGTTATGAGAAATATACAAGAAACATGTCAACACTGATACTAGCAGATGTATCCCTCTCAACAGAAGCTGGAATTACTCAAGAAATACGTGTTATTGATATGATCAAAGATTCTCTTATGGTATTTGCAGAATCACTATATAAACTCAAAGATCAGTTTTCTATATATACCTTTTCATCCGTAAAAAATACGAAGGTTAATTTTCACGTTATCAAGAATTTTAAAGAGAATTACAATGATTTAATACGAGGACGTATAGAAGCAATAAAGCCTGGCTATTACACTCGAATGGGAGCTGCTGTAAGGGAAAGTAGCAAAATTTTAAATCAACAACAAAGCCAAAATAAATTATTACTTATTCTGAGCGATGGCAAACCAAACGATGTCGACAGGTATGATGGACGATACGGTATTGAGGATACTAAAAAAGCGATAGAAGAAGCAAAGAAAAAAGGAATTATCCCTTTTTGTATCACGATTGATACTGATGCCAAAGATTACTTGCCATATCTTTTTGGTAAAAATGGATATGCACTTATTCGTGACCCTAAAAAACTTCCTAAAGTGCTACCAGAAATCTATATGAATTTAACAAAAGGAAATTAA
- a CDS encoding cytochrome C oxidase subunit IV family protein, whose protein sequence is MKRTVDVIWINLLLLSLASFLIGKFELSNISIFIILLISIFIKGELVIDYFMGLKDVDWRYRSIPILWLVIILLLIFIAYYLPEQS, encoded by the coding sequence ATGAAACGAACTGTTGATGTGATATGGATAAATTTATTATTACTTTCTCTTGCCTCTTTTTTAATAGGAAAATTTGAGTTATCAAATATCAGTATCTTTATCATACTTCTTATAAGTATTTTCATCAAGGGAGAATTAGTTATCGATTATTTTATGGGACTTAAAGATGTTGATTGGAGATATCGTAGCATTCCTATACTTTGGTTAGTAATCATTTTATTATTAATTTTTATCGCTTATTATCTTCCCGAACAATCTTAA
- a CDS encoding NnrS family protein, whose product MIKENYFLSQPHQPFFLSGTVWAVISMLFFALMYHGVFTLNISPIFFHVYTMFFMIFTPFFIGFLFTTFPRFCQSSVIERKVYIRIFSFLQFGSILFIIGAFTNPILVNASILVIFFSDILVVIELQKIYNEGHTSRASSDTLWILIGFYMGLFTHALFLVDSNLSIFQYDLNIFNIAATIGFWNYLIFIAFTVAQRMVPFFSHVTVEKRRGFNTVVFSGLLLHTVFSITALQFPQMIIDVVLGIYIFVELRRWKFDTLQSPAILWILHLALYWVPIALIVSIISINFLSLHVMAIGFLTTILIGFGTRVTLGHSGQAPHADRYVTNLFYFVQVIVVLRAAYSLFIDKLWLFDAAATAWMILYILWIGRYGSVLLNGKKIGSS is encoded by the coding sequence ATGATAAAAGAAAACTATTTTTTATCGCAGCCCCATCAACCATTTTTTCTTTCAGGAACGGTGTGGGCAGTGATTTCAATGTTGTTCTTTGCATTGATGTATCATGGAGTGTTTACATTAAATATTTCTCCGATATTTTTCCATGTATACACAATGTTTTTTATGATCTTTACACCTTTTTTTATTGGTTTTCTATTTACTACTTTTCCCCGTTTTTGCCAAAGTTCTGTTATAGAAAGAAAGGTTTATATACGTATTTTTTCTTTTTTACAATTTGGCAGTATTCTATTTATCATCGGAGCTTTTACTAATCCTATTCTTGTAAATGCATCTATCCTAGTAATATTTTTTTCAGATATACTTGTTGTGATTGAGTTGCAAAAGATATATAATGAAGGGCATACTTCTAGAGCAAGTAGTGATACTTTATGGATTCTAATAGGATTTTATATGGGTCTTTTTACACATGCTCTTTTCTTAGTAGATAGCAATCTTTCAATCTTTCAATATGATCTCAATATATTTAATATTGCAGCTACTATAGGCTTTTGGAACTATCTTATTTTTATCGCTTTTACAGTTGCTCAAAGAATGGTTCCATTCTTTAGTCATGTTACTGTCGAAAAAAGACGCGGATTTAATACAGTCGTTTTTAGCGGATTATTGTTGCATACAGTTTTTTCAATTACTGCCTTACAATTTCCACAAATGATTATCGACGTTGTATTAGGTATTTATATTTTCGTTGAGTTGCGTCGATGGAAATTTGACACATTACAATCACCTGCAATTTTATGGATATTACATCTAGCTCTTTATTGGGTACCTATAGCTTTAATCGTAAGTATTATTTCTATAAACTTTTTGTCATTACATGTAATGGCAATAGGGTTTTTAACAACTATACTGATAGGTTTTGGAACACGTGTAACACTTGGACATTCAGGACAAGCACCTCATGCAGATCGTTATGTGACAAATCTTTTTTATTTTGTTCAGGTTATCGTAGTTTTAAGAGCTGCTTACTCTCTCTTTATAGATAAACTTTGGCTTTTTGATGCAGCTGCAACAGCATGGATGATTCTTTATATACTTTGGATAGGACGATATGGGTCTGTGTTATTAAATGGCAAAAAGATAGGGAGTTCTTAA
- a CDS encoding cytochrome c oxidase subunit 3, translated as MIQSKAIKKQYPPGDFAIWIVIYIELITFGLFFIGYAFSRRLNVDMFNNSQLLLDKNSGFIDTLLLLTSSYFIVKAIQNIKDKTLTIKKANEIASKWLFSAIGFGSIFLINKLLEFSNLFEHGITLSTNTFFMFYLLLTMFHFMHVCLGIVILIAIFKQTKLYSYTSNECSGLETGASYWHLIDLLWIVLFSLVYIIR; from the coding sequence ATGATTCAATCTAAGGCTATTAAAAAACAGTATCCTCCAGGAGATTTTGCTATTTGGATTGTGATCTATATTGAGCTAATAACTTTTGGACTTTTTTTTATAGGATATGCTTTTTCACGTAGACTGAATGTCGATATGTTCAATAATTCACAGCTTTTATTAGATAAAAATTCTGGTTTTATTGATACTCTTTTATTGCTCACCAGTAGTTATTTTATTGTTAAAGCTATTCAAAATATAAAAGATAAAACACTAACAATAAAAAAAGCCAACGAGATTGCTTCGAAATGGTTGTTCTCAGCAATAGGATTTGGTAGTATTTTTTTAATCAATAAATTACTAGAATTCTCAAATTTATTTGAACATGGTATCACTCTTAGTACAAACACTTTTTTTATGTTCTATTTATTGTTGACAATGTTTCATTTTATGCATGTTTGTTTAGGTATTGTAATTCTCATCGCTATCTTCAAACAAACAAAACTTTATAGTTATACTTCTAATGAATGCAGTGGACTAGAAACAGGTGCATCTTATTGGCATTTAATAGATTTATTGTGGATTGTTTTATTTTCACTTGTGTATATAATTCGATAA